A single window of Gossypium hirsutum isolate 1008001.06 chromosome A10, Gossypium_hirsutum_v2.1, whole genome shotgun sequence DNA harbors:
- the LOC107897583 gene encoding callose synthase 7 isoform X1 gives MASSSGTKPSPPVRRMSKAHGMMFDLPSNIGNSVVDSDMVPSSLPSIALILRVANEIQDDNPRVAHLCRVYALKEADRMDPASNGRGVRQLKTYLSTKIEEEKDEIKCQLARTDETEIQLYYQIFYEKNIKEGQDTKQPEEMAKFYQIAMVLRDVLKTVLPSSQVDYKTVKYVKELESRKEQYEHYNILPLYAVGIKPPIMKLPEITVAFQVIRNVENLPMPIAHSGSDVNLYVNDIFDWLLSLYGFQKGNIANQREHLILLLANIHARSRNLETYYQLDSFTIQHLTDEIFKNYESWCYYMHREPNIKRYPQGYAVQQLQLIYIGLYLLIWGEASNIRFMPECICYIFHNMASDVFETLSCKVHPVSDANQTAVPDHEYFLRTVITPIYKVLLKEARKNKEGKASHSTWSNYDDLNEFFWSENCFMLRWRREGEKYYFQHLDEIPLPNEIVNPCIIEKRKHKTNFVEGRTFLHLYRSFHRMWIFFVVAFQAMVIVAWRRSGSVYTVFDEGFLRRLLSIFITSAVLNLFEAVLDVALTFNAWRSFEFNQILRYLLKLIMGAIWVVILPIGYSISVKNPTGVIKFLKHWTGDMQNQSLYNYLIVLYLIPDLLATVLFVLPLLRKKLELSNWRIVTLVMWWNQPKLYVGRGMHEDFFSLLKYMMFWIMLLVIKLTFSYFVEIFPLVRPTKEILDMHVENYLLYKIVPNVAHNVGALIAIWAPIILVYFMDAQIWYAIFSTLFGGVLGAFRHVGEIRTLGMLRSRFRSVPRAFIERFLPSAHHDSNTKLSDNSIEQKNMAIFSQMWNEFICSLREEDLISNKDQELLLVPCSPSDDSVIRWPLFLLASKIPAALNIAKDSKRKEDAKLIKLINSDFYMHSAVVECYKTIKCLIDGLLEDEADKKIVLKIYDEVSNSLQQGKFLKEFKMSGMPLLSVKLEKWLKILMADHWDDEIYKAQITKALQGIMDTVTHDVMINGQKALQGASVYQNSKDGQSFEKINTQDIRHKSWKDKISRLHFLLTFKESAADVPRNSEARRRITFFANSLFMNMPTAPRVSDMRSFSVLTPYYSEHILFTDDELNKENEDGISTLFYLQKIYPDEWTNFRERMHYQESKEAICNWATYRGQTLFRSVRGMMYYRKALELQCALELPNHNASREEDSARAQALPDLKFTYVVSCQIYGTLKNSDDSHDQSRQRSILNLMLMHPSLRIAYIDEREETVNGESEKSFYSVLVKGGDKFDGYEREIYRIKLPGPPTKIGEGKPENQNHALIFTRGEALQTIDMNQDNYFEEAFKMRNVLEEFEHSCRWQRKPTILGLREHIFTGSVSSLAWFMSNQETSFVTIGQRFLASPLRVRFHYGHPDIFDRIFHITRGGISKASKTINLSEDIFAGFNSTLRGGYITHHDYIQVGKGRDVGMNQISSFEAKVANGNGEQTLSRDVYRLGCRFDFFRMLSFYFTTVGFYFNSMVTVLTVYLFLYGRLYLVMSGMEKEILENSIINQNKSLEAALIPQSLFQMGLLLVLPMLMEISLEKGFRTALADFIIMQLQLASVFFTFQLGTKAHYFGRTILHGGSKYRATGRGFVVFHAKFADNYRLYSRSHFVKGFELGILLVVYEVYGVSYRRSSLYLFITCSIWFLVGSWLFAPFVFNPSGFDWQKTVDDWADWKRWMGFRGGIGIQPEKSWESWWEREHEHLKYTNIRGRVLEIILALRFFVYQYGIVYHLDIAHHSRSWRVYGLSWGVIAAVFLLSKIVSVGRQLLGKELELVFRMLKAFLFLACLGITILLSKTYGLTISDLLAAVLAFLPTGWGILLIGQACRPWLKGLMRNFMKEMSRAYDYIMALLLFMPIAILAWLPFVSEFQTRILFNQAFSRGLQISIILAGRKDKSSLK, from the exons ATGGCTAGTTCGAGCGGCACGAAGCCGTCCCCGCCGGTACGGAGGATGTCGAAGGCGCATGGGATGATGTTTGATCTTCCTAGCAATATCGGGAACTCGGTTGTTGACAGTGACATGGTTCCCTCATCTTTGCCCTCCATTGCTCTCATTCTTCGAGTCGCCAACGAGATTCAGGATGATAATCCCAGAGTTGCCCATCTCT GCCGTGTCTATGCATTGAAGGAGGCTGACAGGATGGACCCTGCATCCAATGGACGTGGTGTTCGCCAGCTCAAGACATATTTGTCAACTAAAATAGAAGAG GAAAAAGATGAAATAAAGTGTCAACTTGCAAGAACAGATGAAACGGAAATCCAATTGTATTATCAGATATTCTATGAGAAAAATATTAAAGAGGGGCAAGATACAAAGCAACC GGAGGAGATGGCTAAGTTTTATCAGATTGCAATGGTTTTGCGTGATGTGTTGAAAACAGTGTTACCTTCTTCACAAGTTGATTATAAG ACTGTCAAATATGTTAAAGAACTGGAGAGCAGAAAGGAACAATATGAACATTACAACATTCTTCCGCTCTATGCTGTTGGGATAAAACCGCCAATTATGAAACTCCCTGAG ATCACCGTTGCATTTCAAGTCATACGTAATGTGGAGAATCTGCCAATGCCCATAGCTCATTCAGGTTCAGATGTcaatttatatgttaatgacatattTGATTGGCTATTGTCTCTTTATGGTTTTCAG AAAGGGAATATAGCAAATCAAAGGGAGCACCTAATATTGCTACTTGCCAACATTCATGCGAGGAGTAGGAATCTTGAAACTTATTATCAG CTTGATAGTTTTACCATACAACATTTAACTGATGAAATATTCAAGAATTATGAATCATGGTGTTACTATATGCATCGTGAACCAAATATTAAAAG ATATCCCCAAGGTTATGCAGTACAACAGCTACAACTCATTTATATTGGACTTTATCTTCTCATATGGGGTGAAGCATCAAATATACGGTTCATGCCTGAATGCATTTGCTATATCTTCCACAAT ATGGCAAGCGATGTTTTTGAAACTTTATCTTGCAAAGTGCATCCTGTTAGTGACGCAAACCAAACAGCAGTGCCTGACCACGAATACTTTTTAAGAACTGTCATAACACCTATCTACAAGGTTCTGCTTAAg GAagcaagaaaaaataaagaaggcAAGGCAAGCCATTCTACATGGAGCAACTATGATGATCTAAATGAGTTCTTTTG GTCTGAAAATTGCTTTATGCTAAGGTGGAGAAGAGAAggtgaaaaatattattttcagcaTCTTGATGAAATACCACTTCCAAATGAG ATTGTTAATCCATGCATTATTGAGAAGAGGAAGCATAAAACCAACTTTGTTGAAGGCCGCACGTTTCTGCACTTATATAGAAGTTTTCACCGAATGTGGATATTCTTCGTAGTGGCTTTCCAG gCTATGGTAATAGTTGCATGGAGGCGTTCTGGATCTGTTTATACTGTTTTTGATGAAGGTTTCTTAAGAAGACTGTTAAGCATTTTCATTACTTCTGCTGTTCTCAATCTTTTTGAAG CTGTTCTGGATGTAGCTCTTACTTTCAACGCTTGGAGGAGCTTTGAATTTAACCAAATACTGCGGTACCTTTTGAAATTGATCATGGGAGCTATTTGGGTTGTGATTTTGCCAATAGGTTATTCCATTTCTGTGAAGAATCCAACTGGGGTCATCAAGTTCCTAAAGCATTGGACTGGGGATATGCAAAACCAGTCATTAtataattatctcatcgtacttTATCTGATACCAGATTTACTTGCTACTGTATTATTTGTGCTTCCACTTTTGCGGAAAAAGTTGGAGCTTTCAAACTGGCGGATAGTTACTCTTGTTATGTGGTGGAATCAG CCTAAACTTTATGTGGGAAGAGGCATGCATGAGGACTTCTTCTCACTCTTAAa GTACATGATGTTTTGGATTATGTTGCTAGTCATCAAGCTAACATTCAGCTATTTTGTTGAG ATTTTTCCACTTGTGCGACCAACCAAGGAAATTTTGGATATGCATGTCGAAAACTATCTACTGTACAAGATTGTTCCAAATG TTGCTCATAATGTCGGAGCTCTTATAGCAATATGGGCTCCAATTATCTTG GTTTATTTTATGGATGCTCAAATATGGTATGCCATTTTTTCTACCCTTTTTGGTGGGGTTCTTGGAGCCTTCCGACATGTGGGTGAG ATACGTACACTTGGGATGCTGCGATCCAGATTTCGAAGTGTACCTCGAGCTTTTATTGAACGTTTTTTGCCATCAGCACATCATGATTCAAATACAAAACTCTCG GATAATTCAATTGAACAAAAGAACATGGCTATTTTTTCTCAAATGTGGAATGAATTCATTTGTTCCCTGCGTGAGGAGGATCTAATTAGCAATAA GGATCAAGAATTGTTGCTTGTCCCATGTTCTCCAAGTGATGACTCTGTGATTCGGTGGCCACTTTTCTTGCTAGCTAGTAAG ATTCCTGCTGCATTGAACATAGCAAAAGATTCTAAGAGGAAGGAGGATGCCAAGTTGATTAAACTGATCAACAGTGACTTTTACATGCATTCAGCGGTGGTTGAGTGTTATAAGACGATCAAATGTCTTATAGATGGCCTTCTGGAAGACGAGGCTGATAAGAA GATTGTACTGAAGATTTATGATGAAGTATCTAATAGTCTACAACAGGGGAAGTTTCTGAAAGAATTCAAGATGAGTGGTATGCCTTTGCTCAGTGTAAAGTTGGAGAAGTGGCTAAAGATCTTG ATGGCTGATCATTGGGATGATGAAATATACAAGGCCCAGATAACCAAAGCTCTGCAGGGTATCATGGATACTGTTACACATGATGTTATGATTAACGGCCAGAA AGCTCTTCAAGGAGCTTCTGTTTATCAGAATAGCAAAGATGGGCAGAGTTTTGAAAAGATTAACACTCAGGATATACGGCACAAATCTTGGAAGGACAAG ATCTCTAGGCTCCATTTTCTTCTGACTTTCAAGGAATCTGCTGCTGATGTGCCTCGAAATTCAGAGGCTCGACGCCGTATTACTTTTTTTGCCAATTCATTATTTATGAATATGCCAACTGCGCCCAGAGTTAGTGATATGCGCTCCTTCAG TGTTTTGACTCCATATTACTCGGAACATATTCTTTTTACTGATGATGAGCTTAATAAAGAAAACGAGGATGGGATATCAACTTTGTTCTACCTACAGAAGATATATCCAG ATGAATGGACCAACTTCCGGGAGCGAATGCATTACCAAGAGAGCAAAGAGGCTATCTGTAACTGGGCAACTTACAGAGGACAGACACTTTTTAGATCAG TGCGAGGGATGATGTACTACAGGAAAGCCCTAGAACTCCAATGTGCCTTGGAATTACCTAATCATAATG CTTCAAGGGAAGAGGACTCTGCTCGAGCGCAAGCTCTGCCTGATTTAAAATTCACCTATGTTGTATCTTGTCAGATCTATGGAACTCTGAAAAATTCTGATGATTCTCACGATCAAAGTCGTCAAAGAAGTATTCTGAATCTCATGCTTAT GCATCCATCTTTACGTATTGCCTATATTGATGAAAGAGAGGAGACTGTTAATGGAGAATCTGAAAAATCTTTTTACTCTGTTCTTGTCAAGGGAGGTGATAAATTTGATGGCTATGAAAGG GAAATATACCGCATCAAACTTCCGGGTCCTCCAACAAAAATTGGTGAAGGAAAACCTGAAAACCAAAACCATGCCCTTATTTTTACTCGAGGAGAAGCCTTGCAGACTATAGACATGAATCAG GATAACTATTTTGAAGAGGCTTTTAAAATGAGAAATGTTTTGGAAGAGTTTGAACACTCCTGTCGCTGGCAACGGAAACCTACAATATTAGGTTTAAGGGAGCATATATTTACTGGAAG TGTTTCATCACTTGCTTGGTTTATGTCCAATCAAGAGACTAGCTTTGTGACTATTGGCCAACGCTTTTTAGCAAGTCCTCTGAG GGTACGATTCCATTATGGTCACCCTGACATATTTGACAGAATCTTCCACATAACAAGGGGCGGCATTAGCAAAGCTTCAAAAACTATTAATTTAAGTGAAGATATATTTGCAG GGTTCAACTCAACTCTCCGAGGGGGATATATAACACATCATGATTACATCCAAGTTGGAAAGGGACGTGATGTGGGTATGAATCAAATATCATCTTTTGAGGCTAAAGTTGCAAATGGAAATGGAGAGCAAACACTTAGCCGTGATGTGTATCGCCTTGGATGTCGATTTGATTTCTTTAGAATGCTATCATTTTACTTTACAACAGTTGGTTTCTATTTTAATAGCATG GTTACTGTGCTTACAGTATATTTGTTCCTCTATGGACGTTTGTATTTGGTTATGAGTGGAATGGAAAAAGAGATCCTAGAGAATTCAATTATAAATCAGAACAAGTCCCTGGAAGCAGCTTTAATTCCTCAGTCACTCTTTCAAATGGGTTTGTTATTGGTTTTGCCTATGCTTATGGAAATTAGCCTGGAGAAAGGGTTCCGCACTGCTCTGGCTGACTTTATCATCATGCAGCTGCAGCTAGCCTCTGTATTCTTTACATTTCAGCTCGGAACAAAAGCACATTATTTTGGGAGAACAATCTTGCATGGAGGTTCTAAATATCGAGCTACTGGGCGTGGATTTGTTGTTTTTCATGCCAAGTTTGCTGATAACTATAGATTGTACTCACGAAGTCACTTTGTGAAAGGGTTTGAACTCGGTATACTACTGGTTGTATACGAAGTTTATGGTGTATCATATCGCCGCTCaagtctttatttatttatcaccTGCTCAATCTGGTTCTTGGTTGGGTCCTGGCTATTTGCTCCCTTTGTCTTTAACCCTTCTGGTTTTGACTGGCAAAAGACGGTGGATGATTGGGCAGATTGGAAGCGTTGGATGGGATTTCGCGGAGGTATTGGTATTCAGCCTGAAAAAAGTTGGGAATCGTGGTGGGAAAGAGAACATGAGCACCTTAAATACACAAATATACGAGGAAGGGTGCTTGAAATTATTCTTGCACTTCGTTTCTTTGTCTATCAATATGGAATTGTCTACCACCTTGACATAGCTCATCACAGTAGGAGTTGGAGG GTTTACGGACTCTCTTGGGGTGTTATCGCTGCAGTTTTCTTATTGTCAAAG ATAGTATCGGTTGGTAGACAACTGCTGGGAAAAGAACTTGAGCTAGTATTCAGAATGCTCAAAGCATTTCTGTTTCTTGCCTGCTTGGGAATAACCATACTCTTATCCAAAACATATGGCCTCACTATATCAGATCTATTGGCTGCTGTCCTTGCCTTCTTGCCCACGGGCTGGGGCATTCTTCTT ATCGGGCAAGCATGCAGGCCATGGTTGAAGGGGCTAATGCGGAATTTTATGAAGGAGATGAGCAGGGCGTATGACTACATTATGGCATTGCTGCTTTTCATGCCCATAGCCATTTTAGCATGGCTTCCATTTGTATCTGAATTCCAGACTCGCATCCTCTTCAATCAAGCTTTTAGCAGAGGTCTTCAAATTTCTATCATTCTTGCTGGCAGGAAAGACAAGTCCTcactaaaatga